From Epinephelus lanceolatus isolate andai-2023 chromosome 5, ASM4190304v1, whole genome shotgun sequence, the proteins below share one genomic window:
- the LOC117262236 gene encoding LOW QUALITY PROTEIN: uncharacterized protein LOC117262236 (The sequence of the model RefSeq protein was modified relative to this genomic sequence to represent the inferred CDS: inserted 1 base in 1 codon) gives MSVASSRSTAVHFPLTLXTESPMEFVGQPKASEACNFLGVPGLSSLDVDEDECEVVIGIRPKSSPLPRRKSSTSDEDFEPEPPLPGSRRVSFADAKGLSLVQVKKFETWDLPKLPVCDPSEVLGKVAEEYFLSPLTFSLPLPTAELFVKVQEQKVELETIELIPGTTILKGVIRVLNISFTKSVYVRATLDTWSSHFDLLAEYMPGSSYSLMDLFSFKLTLVPPFGEQGARVDFCLRYETPQGTFWANNNGRNYVLFCHQRMKEKKEKPRKENVNKKSCLKIVSQSTSTVEYPTAVEASNQEHISTAVLKQGGVADTIKVKQISDDQSGTSEEDRQKLLVESRHNCSRRSRRKAARTARVRDYFSQRDGRVDDTERDESPPEVKQAAQEETPEEKHLDVRSFTEGCSKSECSESVETRSAPLLDALHDTSPAHNYTSNSETAKFESVNLADSALLTGGESATDIPHNPSNDEPAPAENINKSKAEESNAAAEPTEVSSLVSQTNSFKFGTVVAPLYHQVFGRVGSESQNVSDWGNPGLNVADLTQSYLYTERRQTSCPFPRDTRGSDEEVHGNAIATQESNQEFLDATPNSPPKEEEEETSLSVMANDILDHAETVQDPVDIILSDQSRTDTSEVPNTISLDTVHPHAVHILNTDLLNLQIPHESLHLQGEAQENNLTHDLQLPEHSCTQTNLDETLAESDDMPSVETSLMPLQPSQSGSECVSDETDQQTSRSGANDFKCVHESDKGNGVGETVTLPTSNDLSEEDKLLAALHDLNPEHINNSATEETENSYVSCFEIVEEKNVTTPQISLETNDMEEGYKVANDSYKGEAKHSAETKVIGEVAESTTKATISNHNNGDVFVKLKDEDVQEKENHEMEAALSKDFCLADTTEVNWEMMVEEEEKNILTDEVESEAVSVKTVEKDQGQLDDPGIELEDAGIETASENRDTTEKTEKEMLEITAERETENKAEDADVSEDKQRTADNDISKIMSEKDREEVEKELEYVQTTKTAGEEEPSEETEEEKRQEQEEAELEEEKHFAVTPEISTQRLNVQDEEEIEEEEEMEINLSDDYDADVEWEDQLKTREENREVENPDYNEESLADVESESMTIEDGENEEGCFEERSDITQNKTEDGSSASLNNVQDKRVIDKENTGVGQNGHIPTEMHLYNEEDFENVTHDLSRAEGNENDSAAAEGGSWIFTGEPESDQESHDSSSAESDSDDEVELYMHCLRAVHAGAQPQKDRNKDTGFNVAKRPSISRGKPLSTPMPPISESLDEEQHFSCLLDNHEDMEIAEIQLTAADSGEQESINRNVAWWRETFSCSNISKTLLYATLLVVFFVVAHRYDFLACFGLYLVSVVWLYCQGDRQPGQQKQQNKLN, from the exons ATGTCAGTTGCCAGCAGCAGAAGCACTGCAGTTCACTTCCCGCTAACTC CCACCGAGAGCCCCATGGAGTTTGTGGGACAACCGAAAGCTTCTGAGGCCTGTAACTTCTTAGGAGTGCCAGGCCTCAGCTCCTTGGACGTGGATGAAGACGAGTGTGAGGTGGTGATCGGCATCAGGCCCAAATCTTCCCCTCTCCCCCGGAGAAAGAGCTCTACAAGTGACGAGGATTTCGAGCCGGAGCCGCCTCTGCCGGGCTCCAGGAGAGTGTCCTTTGCAGACGCTAAAGGCCTCAGTTTGGTGCAAGTGAAGAAGTTTGAAACTTGGGATTTACCCAAGCTGCCAGTATGTGACCCTTCTGAAGTTCTAGGTAAAGTTGCAGAGGAGtacttcctgtctcctctcactTTCTCCCTTCCGTTGCCTACGGCAGAGCTGTTCGTcaaagtgcaggagcagaaaGTGGAATTGGAGACTATCGAGTTAATTCCAGGGACCACAATACTGAAAGGAGTGATCCGTGTCCTCAACATCTCCTTCACTAAGTCGGTATATGTCCGAGCCACTTTGGACACCTGGTCCAGCCACTTTGACCTCTTGGCAGAGTACATGCCCGGTTCCAGTTACAGTCTGATGGACCTTTTTTCATTTAAGCTCACCTTAGTGCCTCCGTTTGGGGAGCAGGGAGCCAGAGTTGACTTTTGTCTACGGTATGAGACTCCACAAGGGACATTCTGGGCCAACAATAACGGCAGGAACTACGTACTGTTTTGTCACCAGAGaatgaaagagaagaaagagaaaccACGGAAGGAGAATGTGAACAAAAAAAGTTGCCTGAAGATTGTCAG TCAGAGCACTTCCACTGTGGAATACCCTACAGCAGTGGAAGCTTCAAATCAAGAACACATTTCAACAG CTGTTTTGAAACAAGGAGGGGTAGCAGACACTATCAAAGTCAAGCAAATCTCAGATGATCAGTCAGGAACATCAGAGGAGGATAGACAGAAATTACTg GTCGAAAGCAGACATAACTGCAGTCGAAGAAGTCGCAGAAAGGCTGCACGGACTGCTCGGGTGAGGGACTACTTTTCTCAGAGAGATGGAAGGGTGGATGACACTGAAAGAGATGAATCACCTCCAGAAGTTAAACAGGCAGCTCAAGAAGAAACCCCAGAAGAAAAACACTTGGATGTGAGATCATTTACTGAGGGATGCAGCAAATCAGAATGTTCTGAATCTGTGGAAACACGCAGCGCACCTCTCCTTGATGCTCTACATGATACATCACCAGCACACAACTACACATCTAACAGTGAGACAGCGAAATTTGAGAGCGTCAATTTGGCTGACTCTGCCCTATTAACAGGAGGTGAGAGTGCCACGGATATCCCACACAACCCCTCAAATGATGAGCCTGCTCCTGCAGAAAATATCAACAAGTCAAAAGCTGAGGAAAGCAACGCCGCAGCAGAACCAACTGAAGTGAGCAGCCTTGTAAGTCAGACCAACAGCTTCAAATTTGGAACTGTAGTGGCTCCGTTGTATCATCAGGTGTTTGGCAGAGTGGGAAGTGAAAGTCAAAACGTCAGTGATTGGGGAAATCCAGGACTGAATGTTGCAGACTTAACTCAAAGTTACCTTTACACTGAAAGAAGACAGACTAGCTGCCCTTTTCCAAGAGACACGAGAGGCAGCGATGAGGAAGTTCACGGAAATGCGATAGCGACTCAGGAATCAAACCAAGAATTCTTAGATGCCACTCCAAATAGTCCTCccaaggaagaagaagaagaaacaagttTGAGTGTGATGGCAAATGACATCCTGGACCATGCAGAAACTGTGCAGGATCCAGTTGATATCATACTTTCAGACCAGAGTCGCACAGATACATCTGAGGTTCCAAATACTATTTCATTAGACACAGTACATCCACATGCTgtacacattttaaatacagaTTTGTTAAATCTACAAATACCTCATGAGAGTTTACATCTCCAGGGAGAGGCACAGGAAAACAATCTAACCCATGACCTCCAACTGCCAGAGCACTCATGCACACAAACTAATCTCGATGAAACACTTGCAGAGAGTGATGACATGCCCAGTGTAGAAACCTCACTTATGCCACTTCAGCCCTCTCAGAGTGGGTCAGAGTGTGTTAGTGACGAGACAGATCAACAGACCAGCCGAAGTGGAGCAAATGACTTCAAGTGTGTACATGAGTCAGACAAAGGCAATGGCGTTGGCGAAACAGTAACATTACCAACAAGCAATGACCTTTCAGAGGAGGATAAACTATTAGCAGCTTTACATGATTTGAATCCTGAGCACATCAATAATTCAGCCACAGAAGAAACTGAGAATAGCTACGTTTCTTGTTTTGAAATTGTGGAGGAAAAGAATGTCACCACACCTCAGATATCTCTTGAAACTAATGATATGGAAGAAGGATATAAAGTGGCAAACGACTCATATAAAGGTGAAGCAAAACACTCAGCTGAAACTAAGGTAATTGGTGAGGTAGCTGAGTCAACGACAAAAGCAACGATAAGTAATCACAACAATGGCGACGTGTTCGTCAAGCTCAAGGACGAAGACGTTCAAGAAAAAGAGAATCATGAAATGGAGGCCGCTCTCTCAAAGGATTTTTGTTTGGCAGACACAACTGAGGTAAACTGGGAAATGATGgttgaagaagaggagaaaaacataTTAACAGATGAAGTAGAAAGCGAGGCTGTAAGTGTAAAAACTGTGGAGAAAGACCAAGGACAATTGGACGACCCAGGGATAGAGTTGGAGGATGCAGGGATAGAGACAGCATCAGAAAATAGAGAtacaacagagaaaacagagaaggaAATGTTGGAGATCACtgctgaaagagagactgagaaCAAGGCTGAAGATGCAGATGTTTCAGAGGACAAGCAGAGGACTGCAGACAATGATATTTCCAAGATTATGTCTGAAAAAGACAGGGAAGAAGTTGAGAAAGAATTGGAATATGTTCAGACCACAAAGACAGCTGGAGAGGAAGAGCCATCTGAGGagactgaagaagaaaaaagacaggaaCAAGAGGAGGCAGAGTTAGAGGAAGAAAAACACTTTGCAGTGACACCAGAGATCAGTACCCAAAGGTTAAATGTCCAAGATGAAGAGGAgatagaggaggaggaagaaatggAAATAAACTTGAGCGATGACTATGATGCAGATGTGGAATGGGAGGATCAGTTAAAAACAAgggaggaaaacagagaagtggaGAATCCTGATTACAATGAGGAAAGTCTTGCTGATGTAGAATCAGAGAGCATGACAATAGAGGATGGGGAAAATGAAGAGGGCTGTTTTGAGGAGAGATCAGAcattacacaaaacaaaactgaggaTGGTTCATCTGCTTCACTGAACAATGTGCAGGACAAGAGAGTCATTGACAAAGAAAATACAGGTGTAGGGCAAAATGGACACATCCCAACTGAAATGCATCTTTACAATGAGGAAGATTTCGAGAATGTCACACATGACCTATCAAGAGCTGAGGGAAATGAGAATGACTCCGCCGCTGCAGAGGGAGGTTCATGGATTTTTACAGGTGAACCTGAAAGTGACCAAGAAAGCCATGACAGCTCTTCGGCAGAGTCTGACTCAGATGATGAGGTGGAGTTGTACATGCACTGTCTGAGGGCCGTTCACGCTGGGGCTCAGCcccagaaagacagaaacaaggaTACAGGTTTTAATGTGGCCAAAAGGCCCTCCATAAGCAGAGGCAAACCACTGTCCACACCCATGCCACCCATCAGCGAGTCTCTGGATGAAGAGCAACACTTCAGCTGCCTTTTGGACAATCATGAGGACATGGAGATAGCAGAAATCCAACTAAcagctgcagattcaggtgaACAGGAGAGCATCAATAGAAATGTTGCATGGTGGAGAGAGACTTTTTCCTGcagcaatatctcaaaaacattGTTATATGCCACCTTGTTAGTTGTATTTTTTGTGGTGGCCCACCGGTATGATT
- the LOC117262746 gene encoding forkhead box protein P4-like codes for MPESPLSPTAARQTPASSLLSHTDVGAGGRVANGESCSGVSGENWQSLHHKQVFLAMMAPQQMQQLLSPNQLQALIHQKQQALLLQQQHLKEFYKKQQQQIHLQLLQQKPSKKVKELPAQQLVFQQLLQLQQQQQQLLRVQRPVLSSPAPSPAGLSPAEMQQVWKELANGLTEDKTTLKGNQDSSANNIMSTKVTGRQSSDQQSPSPRRAECAVKADRAATHALYGHGVCNWPGCESVCENFSQFIKHIGSEHTLDDRSTAQCRVQMQVVQQLELQLCKERERLRAMMAHLHLPSLESQSISAPASLQSPQSDPAVDPHGLQLSSVAATNNNLSPSDSPQVSPQPLIPVSVPFQGGEGESPTHTPCAGAIRRRHHPLVYSLSSENEYELYKNTDIRPPFTYATLIRQAIMETSDMQLTLNEIYNWFTRTFAYFRRNAATWKNAVRHNLSLHKCFVRVENVKGAVWTVDEVEYQRRRSQKITGSPSLLKNVSSNLDFGTVLNTSLQTALAEASLPGFKRECVSRNSRSRIQESKATNSHNKQNFSPGVQQSLDLNDQESLLPTVKPAGLQHDMTEDDDDDDDEHLFDLE; via the exons ATGCCTGAGTCTCCTCTCAGTCCCACAGCAGCCCGTCAAACCCCAGCCAGCAGCCTCCTCAGCCACACAGACGTCGGTGCAGGAGGGAGAGTAGCTAATGGGGAATCCTGCAGTGGAGTGAGTGGTGAAAACTGGCAGAGTCTCCACCATAAACAG GTGTTTCTGGCCATGATGGCTCCTCAGCAGATGCAGCAGCTCCTGTCCCCAAACCAGCTGCAGGCCCTGATCCACCAGAAGCAACAAGCCCTTCTGCTTCAGCAG CAACATCTGAAAGAGTTTTACaagaagcaacaacaacagattcACCTGCAGCTGCTTCAACAAAAGCCCAGCAAGAAAGTTAAAGAG cTCCCTGCACAGCAGCTTGTGTTccagcagctcctccagctccagcagcaacagcagcagctcctccgGGTGCAGAGACCGGTCCTGTCCTCTCCTGCCCCCTCTCCAG CTGGTTTGAGCCCTGCCGAGATGCAGCAGGTATGGAAAGAGCTCGCAAACGGACTAACTGAAGATAAAACAACATTGAAGGGCAATCAGGACTCCTCTGCCAACAACATTATGTCAACAAAAGTCACAGGGAGGCAGAGCAGTGACCAGCAGTCTCCTTCTCCTCGCAGGGCAGAATG TGCTGTCAAAGCTGATCGCGCTGCCACACACGCTCTCTACGGTCACGGTGTGTGTAATTGGCCTGGATGTGAGTCGGTGTGTGAAAACTTCAGCCAGTTCATCAA gcatATAGGCAGTGAGCACACTCTGGATGACAGAAGTACAGCGCAGTGCAGAGTCCAGATGCAGGTGGTTCAGCAACTTGAGCTTCAG CTCTGCAAAGAACGGGAGCGTCTGCGAGCAATGATGGCTCACCTGCATCTGCCATCTTTGGAGTCGCAGTCAATCTCTGCACCTGCGAGTCTTCAGTCCCCACAGTCTGATCCGGCTGTTGACCCACACGGTCTCCAG ctcagctcagtcgCCGCCACCAACAACAACCTGAGCCCGTCAGACTCGCCCCAAGTGTCCCCACAACCTCTGATCCCTGTCAGCGTTCCATTCCAGGGTGGTGAAGGAGAGTCGCCCACTCATACACCATGTGCTGGGGCCATAAGACGTCGCCATCACCCTTTGGTCTACTCGCTGTCTTCAG AAAATGAATATGAGCTTTACAAGAACACCGATATCAGACCACCTTTCACCTATGCAACACTGATAAGACAG GCTATTATGGAAACATCGGACATGCAACTAACACTCAACGAGATATACAACTGGTTCACACGGACGTTTGCTTATTTCAGGCGCAACGCTGCCACTTGGAAG AACGCAGTGCGCCACAACCTGAGCCTGCACAAGTGTTTTGTGCGTGTGGAGAATGTGAAAGGCGCAGTGTGGACGGTGGATGAGGTGGAGTACCAGAGGAGGAGATCCCAGAAGATCACAGG GAGTCCATCACTGCTGAAAAATGTGTCTTCCAACCTCGACTTTGGGACGGTTCTGAACACCAGTTTACAG ACCGCACTGGCTGAGGCGTCACTGCCGGGATTCAAGAGGGAGTGTGTTAGCAGAAACTCCAGGAGTCGAATACAGGAGAGCAAAGCAACAAACagccacaacaaacaaaacttcTCTCCAGGAGTCCAACA GTCTCTAGATCTGAATGACCAAGAATCTCTGCTGCCAACAGTAAAACCAGCCGGTCTGCAGCACGACATGACTGaagacgacgacgacgacgacgacgagcATTTGTTTGACCTTGAATGA